In a genomic window of Halalkalicoccus sp. CG83:
- a CDS encoding ABC transporter ATP-binding protein translates to MGRIDMRNVTKVFGDAGQQVLAVDDFDLTIEDGEFLVLVGPSGCGKSTTLRTIAGLEEVTEGTISIDGEDITHEKPKDRDIAMVFQNYALYPHMTARENMAFGLKMTTDLSEEEIDQRVREAAQMMGIEDLLESKPGELSGGQQQRVALGRSIVREPKVFLMDEPLSNLDAKLRTTMRTELQDLQRRLNTTAVYVTHDQTEAMTMGDRIVVLDEGRLQQVGTPLECYQKPNNVFVAGFIGSPGMNFLDVRNENGRLVHEAFEYELSEETATELEEAGAGTDLVLGVRPEDIRVASEATERNRITVEPKVVEPVGDVTYVHFDVGDVDVTATISGDVHVQVGEALDVVFPEERIHVFDGATEEAIKNSDRELLSVPS, encoded by the coding sequence ATGGGACGAATCGACATGCGGAATGTCACCAAAGTATTCGGTGACGCGGGACAGCAGGTCCTCGCCGTCGATGACTTCGATCTCACGATCGAGGACGGCGAGTTCCTGGTGCTCGTCGGGCCCTCGGGCTGTGGCAAATCGACCACGCTACGCACAATCGCCGGGCTCGAGGAGGTGACCGAGGGGACGATCAGCATCGACGGCGAGGACATCACCCACGAGAAACCGAAGGACCGGGACATCGCGATGGTGTTCCAGAACTACGCCCTCTACCCGCACATGACCGCCCGGGAGAACATGGCGTTCGGGCTGAAGATGACGACTGACCTCTCCGAGGAGGAGATCGACCAACGGGTGCGGGAGGCCGCCCAGATGATGGGGATCGAGGACCTGCTCGAGAGCAAACCCGGGGAGCTCTCGGGCGGTCAGCAACAACGGGTCGCTCTCGGTCGATCGATCGTCAGGGAGCCCAAGGTGTTTCTGATGGACGAGCCGCTGTCGAACCTCGACGCGAAACTCAGAACGACGATGCGGACCGAGCTCCAGGACCTCCAACGGCGCCTCAACACGACCGCCGTCTACGTGACCCACGATCAGACCGAGGCGATGACGATGGGTGACCGGATCGTGGTGCTCGACGAGGGGCGGCTCCAGCAGGTCGGCACGCCGCTCGAGTGCTATCAGAAGCCGAACAACGTGTTCGTCGCGGGGTTTATCGGTTCGCCGGGGATGAACTTCCTCGACGTGCGCAACGAGAACGGCCGGCTGGTCCACGAGGCCTTCGAGTACGAACTCTCGGAGGAGACCGCCACCGAACTCGAGGAGGCGGGGGCGGGTACGGACCTCGTCCTCGGCGTTCGTCCGGAGGACATCCGGGTCGCCTCGGAGGCCACCGAGCGAAACCGGATCACGGTCGAACCGAAGGTGGTCGAGCCGGTCGGAGACGTGACCTACGTCCACTTCGACGTCGGTGACGTGGACGTTACGGCGACGATAAGTGGCGATGTTCACGTCCAGGTGGGAGAGGCTCTCGACGTCGTCTTCCCCGAGGAACGCATCCACGTCTTCGATGGAGCCACCGAGGAGGCGATCAAGAACAGCGACCGAGAGCTACTGAGCGTACCGAGCTGA
- a CDS encoding extracellular solute-binding protein yields the protein MDNNGLSRRTLIKVTAGGSVVALAGCLGGDGGDGGDGGSEEDDVEEVELGEGDVTLEFSAWGEGVERQTVEDMLASYAEQNDQVGVEFQHVPQDYADRLRTQFGAGEEPDAFYIGLENVGEFEDVLVNLEPELDQELLDDMDDAVLDAVYPREGLPFIPKDFQYGALIHNTEVLSNAGYDEFPENWNEFRSMLEAIDEGGEVDYPIVDWDPYFMVYAFMSANGGQVMNDDHTECVIDSEENVEALEFLQGLREDELLGIGTEVGADAEHAILGEQQTAMIFGGGWIIAEIGGDYEEMDEIMDIAVPPYQEGEEPGTLILTAGYAVSQNGDHIDESIDMVQYLMGDGMVPWLETGIALSVRESLREEVELYQEDERYQRWFEMSEYPRHTAQEYGPQTQEILSNINPQIQGIYQGEVEPADAVATIEEEVNNNVLN from the coding sequence ATGGATAATAATGGACTATCTCGAAGGACCCTGATCAAGGTGACGGCGGGCGGTTCGGTCGTCGCGCTGGCGGGCTGTCTCGGCGGGGACGGTGGCGACGGCGGGGACGGCGGCAGCGAGGAGGACGACGTCGAGGAGGTCGAGCTCGGCGAGGGGGACGTCACCCTCGAGTTCTCCGCCTGGGGCGAGGGCGTCGAACGACAGACCGTCGAGGACATGCTGGCGTCGTACGCCGAACAGAACGACCAGGTCGGGGTGGAGTTCCAGCACGTCCCGCAGGACTACGCCGACCGGCTCCGGACGCAGTTCGGCGCCGGCGAGGAGCCCGACGCCTTCTACATCGGCCTCGAGAACGTCGGCGAGTTCGAGGACGTTCTCGTCAACCTCGAACCGGAGCTGGACCAGGAGCTCCTCGACGACATGGACGACGCGGTTCTGGACGCGGTCTACCCGCGCGAGGGGCTGCCGTTCATCCCGAAGGACTTCCAGTACGGCGCGCTGATCCACAACACCGAGGTGCTCTCGAACGCCGGCTACGACGAGTTCCCCGAGAACTGGAACGAGTTCCGCTCCATGCTCGAGGCCATCGACGAGGGCGGCGAGGTCGACTACCCGATCGTCGACTGGGACCCCTACTTCATGGTGTACGCGTTCATGTCCGCGAACGGCGGCCAGGTCATGAACGACGATCATACCGAGTGCGTGATCGACTCCGAGGAGAACGTCGAGGCGCTCGAGTTCCTCCAGGGGCTGCGGGAGGACGAGTTGCTGGGAATCGGCACCGAGGTCGGGGCCGACGCCGAGCACGCCATCCTCGGCGAGCAACAGACCGCGATGATCTTCGGCGGCGGCTGGATCATCGCCGAGATCGGGGGCGACTACGAGGAGATGGACGAGATCATGGACATCGCGGTCCCGCCGTATCAGGAGGGCGAGGAGCCCGGGACGCTCATCCTCACCGCGGGCTACGCGGTTTCCCAGAACGGCGACCACATCGACGAGTCGATCGACATGGTCCAGTACCTGATGGGCGACGGTATGGTACCGTGGCTCGAGACCGGCATCGCCCTCTCGGTCCGGGAGTCCCTCCGCGAAGAGGTGGAGCTCTACCAGGAGGACGAGCGCTACCAGCGGTGGTTCGAGATGAGCGAGTACCCCCGACACACGGCCCAGGAGTACGGCCCGCAGACACAGGAGATCCTCAGCAACATCAACCCACAGATCCAGGGGATCTACCAGGGCGAGGTCGAACCCGCCGACGCCGTCGCGACGATCGAAGAGGAAGTCAACAACAACGTCCTCAACTGA
- a CDS encoding serine hydroxymethyltransferase — translation MSDADPLVERAPAVADAIDAERDRQESTLGMIASENHVSKAVLDAQGSCLTNKYAEGYPGKRYYGGCEHVDTVEELAIERAEELFGAEHVNVQPHSGTQANQGVYFAVLDPGDRILSLDLTHGGHLSHGHHVNFSGQLYEVEQYEVDPETGYIDYDDLADRAAAFDPDIVVSGSSAYPREFDWERIGEIADAVGAYHLADIAHITGLVAAGVHASPVEHADFVTGSTHKTIRAGRGGIIMCTEEHAEAVDKAVFPGGQGGPLMHNVAGKAAGFGEALTDEFEAYAEQVVENAKTLADVLRDHGLSLVSGGTDKHLLLVDLRDSHPDLTGEDAEAALETVDVIVNKNTVPGESRSPFVTSGIRIGTPCVTTRGFEREEMEAVGEGIVRVLDAPDDGAVLDDVADDVARLCADHPVYR, via the coding sequence ATGTCGGACGCAGACCCACTCGTAGAGCGAGCGCCGGCGGTCGCCGACGCGATCGACGCCGAGCGCGACCGGCAGGAATCGACACTCGGGATGATCGCCTCGGAGAACCACGTCTCGAAGGCGGTCCTCGACGCACAGGGAAGCTGTCTCACGAACAAGTACGCGGAGGGGTATCCGGGAAAGCGTTACTACGGCGGCTGCGAGCACGTCGACACCGTCGAGGAGCTCGCGATCGAGCGCGCCGAGGAGCTGTTCGGCGCCGAGCACGTCAACGTCCAGCCCCACTCGGGGACTCAGGCCAACCAGGGCGTCTACTTCGCCGTGCTGGATCCGGGCGATAGGATCCTCTCGCTCGATCTCACCCACGGCGGTCACCTCTCACACGGCCACCACGTCAACTTCTCGGGCCAGCTCTACGAGGTCGAACAGTACGAGGTCGACCCGGAGACGGGCTACATCGACTACGACGACCTCGCGGATCGGGCGGCGGCGTTCGATCCCGACATCGTCGTCAGCGGCTCGTCGGCGTACCCTCGCGAGTTCGACTGGGAGCGCATCGGGGAGATCGCCGACGCGGTGGGGGCTTACCACCTCGCCGATATCGCCCACATCACCGGACTCGTCGCCGCCGGCGTCCACGCCTCCCCCGTCGAGCACGCCGATTTCGTCACCGGCTCGACGCACAAGACGATCCGAGCGGGCCGCGGCGGGATCATCATGTGTACCGAGGAACACGCCGAGGCGGTCGACAAGGCCGTCTTCCCCGGCGGGCAGGGCGGTCCGCTGATGCACAACGTCGCCGGCAAGGCCGCCGGCTTCGGCGAGGCGCTCACCGACGAGTTCGAGGCATACGCCGAGCAGGTCGTCGAGAACGCGAAGACGCTCGCGGACGTGCTGCGTGATCACGGCCTCTCGCTCGTCTCGGGCGGCACGGACAAACACCTCCTGCTCGTCGACCTCCGCGACTCCCACCCCGACCTGACGGGCGAGGACGCCGAGGCGGCCCTTGAGACCGTCGACGTCATCGTGAACAAGAACACCGTCCCCGGCGAGAGCCGCTCGCCGTTCGTCACCAGCGGGATCCGCATCGGGACGCCCTGCGTGACCACGCGTGGGTTCGAGCGCGAGGAGATGGAAGCCGTCGGCGAAGGAATCGTCCGGGTGCTCGATGCGCCCGACGACGGGGCGGTCCTCGACGACGTCGCCGATGACGTCGCCCGTCTCTGCGCGGACCATCCGGTCTACCGCTGA
- a CDS encoding Rid family detoxifying hydrolase: protein MQRTVSTDDAPAAVGAYSQATTNGDLVFTAGQLPMTPDGELLDDRSVAEQTDRCLENVAAILESEGLSLSDVLKVSVFLDDVDDFEEMNDVYSDYFGEEPPARSALEVGKVPKGAALEIEAIAAAK, encoded by the coding sequence ATGCAACGCACGGTTAGCACGGACGATGCCCCGGCAGCCGTCGGCGCGTACAGCCAGGCGACGACGAACGGCGACCTCGTCTTCACGGCAGGGCAACTGCCGATGACGCCCGACGGGGAGCTGCTCGACGATCGGTCGGTCGCCGAACAGACCGACCGATGTCTCGAGAACGTCGCGGCCATCCTCGAGAGCGAGGGACTCTCGCTTTCGGATGTGCTCAAGGTGAGCGTCTTCCTCGACGACGTCGACGACTTCGAGGAGATGAACGATGTGTACTCGGATTACTTCGGCGAGGAACCGCCGGCGAGAAGCGCCCTCGAGGTCGGGAAGGTCCCCAAGGGCGCAGCCCTCGAGATCGAGGCGATCGCCGCCGCGAAGTGA
- the melA gene encoding alpha-glucosidase/alpha-galactosidase codes for MPTITFVGAGSMVFARKLVGDMLSFPELEDSTIRLMDVDEARLAKATEAAEAMVENGGVGATIESTTDRWAALDGADYVFNMINVGGTEPFENEIRIPERYGVEQAIGDTLGPGGVFRGLRTIPTMLEIARDMEELCPDALLLNYTNPMAIVCWVMAEATDVETVGLCHSVPHTAEAIAEYVGVSQEELEYWVAGVNHMAWFLECEHDGEDVYPLLEEAMADPDTYRRDTVRFEMLRHFGAFPTESSHHVSEYVPYFRTEQETIEEMAGDGYAERMATATYLEGWKARSNERDDPEHDVDLADLEIERSEEYASRLIHSLETGEPRRLNLNVPNDGGLIANLPGDACVEVPCLIDGTGVRPCSVGELPPQLAALDRTQIAVQERTVTGALENDCEAIHQAIKLDPLTSAALTLDEAHEMTEELIEANEEYLPELA; via the coding sequence ATGCCAACGATCACCTTCGTCGGAGCGGGTAGCATGGTCTTCGCCAGGAAGCTGGTCGGCGACATGCTCTCGTTTCCCGAACTCGAGGACAGCACGATCCGACTGATGGACGTCGATGAGGCCCGACTGGCGAAGGCCACGGAGGCCGCGGAGGCGATGGTGGAGAACGGCGGCGTCGGCGCGACGATCGAGTCGACGACCGACCGCTGGGCGGCGCTCGATGGCGCGGACTACGTGTTCAACATGATCAACGTCGGCGGCACCGAACCGTTCGAGAACGAGATCCGCATCCCCGAGCGATACGGCGTCGAACAGGCGATCGGCGACACGCTGGGACCCGGTGGCGTCTTTCGCGGGCTGCGGACGATCCCGACGATGCTCGAGATCGCCCGCGACATGGAGGAGCTCTGTCCCGACGCGCTTCTGTTGAACTACACCAACCCCATGGCGATCGTCTGCTGGGTGATGGCGGAGGCGACCGACGTCGAGACCGTCGGTCTCTGTCACAGCGTCCCCCATACGGCCGAGGCGATCGCCGAGTACGTCGGCGTTTCGCAGGAGGAGCTCGAGTACTGGGTCGCCGGCGTCAACCACATGGCGTGGTTTCTCGAGTGCGAACACGACGGCGAGGACGTCTATCCCCTACTCGAGGAGGCGATGGCCGATCCCGACACCTACCGGAGGGACACCGTTCGCTTCGAGATGCTGCGCCACTTCGGCGCGTTCCCCACCGAGTCGAGCCACCACGTGAGTGAGTACGTCCCCTACTTCCGGACCGAGCAGGAGACGATCGAGGAGATGGCCGGCGACGGGTACGCCGAACGCATGGCGACGGCGACCTACCTCGAGGGCTGGAAGGCCAGGTCGAACGAGCGCGACGATCCCGAACACGACGTCGACCTCGCGGACCTCGAAATCGAGCGCTCGGAGGAGTACGCCTCGCGGCTGATCCACTCGCTCGAGACCGGCGAGCCTCGCCGGCTCAACCTCAACGTCCCCAACGACGGAGGACTGATCGCGAACCTCCCCGGCGATGCCTGCGTCGAGGTGCCCTGTCTGATCGACGGAACCGGCGTCCGACCCTGTTCCGTGGGAGAGCTCCCGCCGCAGTTGGCCGCGCTGGACCGAACCCAGATCGCCGTCCAGGAGCGGACGGTGACTGGCGCGCTCGAGAACGACTGCGAGGCGATCCATCAGGCGATCAAGCTCGACCCGCTGACGTCGGCGGCTCTCACGCTGGATGAGGCCCACGAGATGACCGAGGAGCTGATCGAGGCCAACGAGGAGTATCTCCCTGAACTCGCGTGA
- a CDS encoding carbohydrate ABC transporter permease, with amino-acid sequence MVRSNYDYPGYERSGPVYWAKKLLLYAGVVFGALLMVAPFYWTVTTALSANPGAGVVTVIPETITFEHFIDLFTEQPVGRWFLNAFIFAGAVTLFNVTFDTLAGYAFAKLDFFAREKVFLLFIGTMMIPGMVTLIPVYIILAELGWVNTYRGLIAPLIASPFGIFLLRQYFLGLPDSLGEAARIDGCNKFQAFYHIYLPLAKPAVATLGIFAFMGAWNNFEWPLIIATDHELYTLPVALFLVQGQYTQNWGLVMATAAIMVVPIIVAFLSAQQYFIRGMTLSGMKG; translated from the coding sequence ATGGTGCGCTCGAACTACGACTATCCGGGCTACGAGCGCTCGGGGCCGGTCTACTGGGCGAAGAAGCTCCTGCTCTACGCGGGCGTCGTGTTCGGCGCGCTGTTGATGGTCGCGCCGTTCTACTGGACGGTCACGACGGCGCTCTCGGCGAACCCGGGCGCCGGCGTCGTGACGGTCATCCCCGAGACGATCACGTTCGAACACTTCATCGACCTGTTCACCGAACAGCCGGTCGGCCGGTGGTTCCTCAACGCCTTCATCTTCGCGGGCGCGGTAACGCTGTTCAACGTCACGTTCGACACGCTGGCGGGGTACGCCTTCGCGAAGCTGGACTTCTTCGCCCGTGAGAAGGTGTTCCTCCTGTTCATCGGGACGATGATGATCCCCGGGATGGTGACGCTCATCCCGGTCTACATCATCCTCGCGGAGCTCGGTTGGGTGAACACCTACCGCGGGCTGATCGCGCCGCTCATCGCGAGCCCGTTCGGGATCTTCCTGCTGCGTCAGTACTTCCTCGGGCTGCCCGACTCGCTCGGCGAGGCCGCCCGGATCGACGGCTGCAACAAGTTCCAGGCGTTCTACCACATCTACCTCCCGCTGGCGAAGCCGGCGGTGGCGACGCTCGGGATCTTCGCGTTCATGGGCGCGTGGAACAACTTCGAGTGGCCGCTGATCATCGCGACTGACCACGAGCTGTATACGCTCCCGGTCGCGCTGTTCCTCGTCCAGGGCCAGTACACGCAGAACTGGGGGCTGGTGATGGCGACGGCGGCGATCATGGTCGTTCCGATAATCGTCGCTTTCCTCTCGGCACAGCAGTACTTCATCCGCGGGATGACACTGAGCGGCATGAAGGGCTGA
- a CDS encoding Gfo/Idh/MocA family protein, whose protein sequence is MTSETWTDDESNRIEAPMRIGIVGGGFIGRTVGDRFREHDAARIAALVDVDDRTLEETGDDLGVPEDDRYGRYEAMLDAAEIDAVLIGTPHTLHYDQVTAAMDRDLHVLCDKPLTTDIDEARDLVARDETRGEVLMVGYQRHLYGAFAETRDLWLGEGRTPRWITAEISQDWVERFAGTWRMDPDLSGGGYLYDTGSHLLDSILWSTGLTPTAVAAEMSFVDDERRVDGRAHVTIRFEEGTTASVTCSGETPCMREHIHLWDEEGATYLDSHDWEANELTTIDAESGEHRPRLDRDLPNKAEAFVASVRNEKEPPATALDGLRVTAVTEAAYESAKGDGGFVDVDPEDVALD, encoded by the coding sequence ATGACCAGCGAGACGTGGACTGACGACGAATCGAACCGGATCGAGGCCCCGATGCGGATCGGCATCGTCGGTGGCGGGTTCATCGGACGAACCGTGGGAGACCGGTTCCGCGAGCACGACGCGGCCCGCATCGCCGCGTTGGTCGACGTCGACGACCGGACGCTCGAGGAGACCGGCGACGACCTCGGCGTCCCCGAGGACGACCGTTACGGGCGGTACGAGGCGATGTTGGACGCAGCGGAGATCGACGCCGTGTTGATCGGGACGCCCCACACCCTCCACTACGACCAAGTGACCGCGGCGATGGACCGGGACCTGCACGTGCTCTGTGACAAGCCTCTGACGACGGACATCGACGAGGCCCGCGACCTCGTCGCCCGCGACGAGACACGTGGGGAGGTGTTGATGGTCGGCTATCAGCGCCATCTCTACGGGGCGTTCGCCGAGACCCGCGACCTATGGCTGGGCGAGGGACGGACTCCCCGATGGATCACGGCCGAGATAAGCCAGGACTGGGTCGAGCGGTTCGCGGGCACGTGGCGGATGGACCCCGACCTCTCCGGCGGCGGCTATCTCTACGATACGGGAAGCCACCTCCTCGACTCGATCCTCTGGAGTACGGGCCTCACCCCGACGGCGGTCGCCGCCGAGATGTCGTTCGTCGACGACGAACGACGCGTGGACGGGCGAGCGCACGTCACGATCCGGTTCGAGGAGGGCACCACGGCGTCGGTCACCTGCTCGGGCGAGACGCCCTGCATGCGCGAACACATCCACCTGTGGGACGAAGAGGGCGCGACGTACCTCGACAGCCACGACTGGGAGGCGAACGAGCTCACGACGATCGACGCCGAGAGCGGGGAGCATCGCCCCCGACTCGATCGGGACCTGCCGAACAAGGCCGAGGCGTTCGTCGCGTCGGTTCGGAACGAGAAGGAACCACCGGCGACCGCGCTCGACGGGTTGCGCGTGACGGCGGTCACCGAGGCCGCCTACGAGTCCGCGAAGGGCGACGGCGGGTTCGTCGACGTCGATCCCGAGGACGTCGCGCTCGACTGA
- a CDS encoding carbohydrate ABC transporter permease yields MATKDSRSTEGGLTEFVSIEAFDRRDNLAALLFILPNLIVFTAFLFIPVVFAVYLSFSEWQVLTGELQFIGLDNYRSLVYPLPWENDWAVLSTPTVNLWWWAVSRTMIYTVGVVPVAIAGGLAVALVLDRQIRFKKAFRAAYFLPVMLSGAISAIIWGWILNLNGIANNVLAPIGLAHNWVGDPSTALGAIMLIAVWAGIGFNMIIFLAGLQNIPDELYEAARIDGTNGWQRFRHVTWPNLQNTYFFVIVLAIISSFQVFAIAYALTSGGPYYATTTIVVLIYQEAFQHDSMGLAAAMAMLLFVVIFVFSYYQYRARGNDEVTY; encoded by the coding sequence ATGGCAACCAAAGACTCACGATCGACCGAGGGTGGCCTGACCGAGTTCGTCTCGATCGAGGCGTTCGATCGGCGGGACAACCTCGCGGCGCTGCTGTTCATCCTGCCGAACCTCATCGTCTTCACCGCCTTCCTGTTCATCCCGGTGGTGTTCGCCGTCTACCTCTCGTTCTCGGAGTGGCAGGTGCTCACCGGCGAGCTCCAGTTCATCGGTCTGGACAACTACCGCAGCCTCGTCTATCCGCTGCCCTGGGAGAACGACTGGGCCGTTCTGAGCACGCCGACGGTCAACCTGTGGTGGTGGGCCGTCTCGCGGACGATGATCTACACCGTCGGCGTCGTCCCCGTCGCGATCGCGGGCGGTCTCGCCGTGGCGCTCGTGCTCGACAGGCAGATCCGGTTCAAGAAGGCGTTTCGGGCCGCGTACTTCCTGCCCGTGATGCTCTCCGGTGCGATCAGCGCGATCATCTGGGGCTGGATCCTGAACCTCAACGGGATCGCCAACAACGTCCTCGCGCCGATCGGACTGGCACACAACTGGGTCGGCGATCCGTCGACCGCGCTGGGTGCGATCATGCTCATCGCCGTCTGGGCGGGGATCGGGTTCAACATGATCATCTTCCTCGCCGGACTCCAGAACATCCCCGACGAGCTCTACGAGGCGGCCCGCATCGACGGGACGAACGGCTGGCAGCGGTTCAGACACGTCACGTGGCCGAACCTCCAGAACACGTACTTCTTCGTGATCGTGCTCGCGATCATCTCCTCGTTCCAGGTGTTCGCGATCGCCTACGCGCTGACGAGCGGCGGTCCGTACTACGCCACGACGACAATCGTCGTCCTCATCTATCAGGAGGCGTTCCAGCACGACAGCATGGGGCTCGCCGCCGCGATGGCGATGCTGCTCTTTGTCGTCATCTTCGTGTTCAGCTACTACCAGTACCGAGCTCGCGGCAACGACGAGGTGACCTACTGA
- the solA gene encoding N-methyl-L-tryptophan oxidase — MHHYDDIVIGVGGMGSATTYRLAKRGRDVLGLERYDVPHAMGSSHGISRIIRLAYYEHPSYVPLIRRAYELWEEVQTAHGEQLLFETGSIDAAPEDDPLFRGSLRSCEEYDIDHEVLSGTEVNERYPGYDLPDEHMAVYQPNGGYVLSERAIVAHAMQAQAEGARIQARERVTDWEPEGDGVRVRTDRGEYTADNLVVASGAWAYKHIDALQGLAVPQRQVLAWLQPETPERFRPERFPVWNLQVEEGRFYGLPIARVPGFKFGRYMHREEDVDPDAMNRDPEPEDERLLREFAERYFPEGTGPTMRLATCMFTNSPDDHFIIDRHPDHPQVVFGTGFSGHGYKFASVIGEVLADLAVDGHTDHPIDLFALDRFDGV; from the coding sequence ATGCACCACTACGACGACATCGTCATCGGCGTCGGCGGCATGGGCAGTGCGACCACCTACCGGCTCGCGAAGCGGGGTCGGGACGTCCTCGGGCTCGAACGCTACGACGTTCCCCACGCGATGGGCTCCTCACACGGCATCTCGCGGATCATCCGGCTCGCCTACTACGAACACCCCTCGTACGTGCCGCTAATTCGCCGGGCCTACGAGCTCTGGGAGGAGGTCCAGACCGCCCACGGCGAACAGCTGTTGTTCGAGACCGGCTCGATCGACGCCGCGCCCGAGGACGACCCGCTCTTTCGGGGATCGCTTCGCTCCTGTGAGGAGTACGACATCGACCACGAGGTGCTGTCCGGAACGGAGGTCAACGAGCGCTATCCCGGCTACGACCTCCCCGACGAGCACATGGCGGTCTACCAGCCCAACGGCGGCTACGTCCTCTCCGAGCGTGCGATCGTCGCACACGCGATGCAGGCCCAGGCCGAGGGAGCCAGGATCCAGGCGCGCGAGCGCGTGACCGACTGGGAGCCAGAGGGCGACGGCGTCCGCGTCCGAACCGACCGGGGGGAGTACACCGCCGATAACCTCGTCGTCGCCTCGGGCGCGTGGGCGTACAAGCACATCGACGCCCTCCAGGGACTCGCAGTCCCTCAGCGGCAGGTACTCGCCTGGCTCCAGCCCGAGACGCCCGAGCGGTTTCGCCCCGAGCGCTTCCCCGTCTGGAACCTCCAGGTCGAGGAAGGGCGCTTCTACGGCCTGCCGATCGCCCGCGTGCCGGGGTTCAAGTTCGGCCGCTACATGCATCGCGAGGAGGACGTCGACCCGGACGCGATGAACCGCGATCCCGAACCCGAGGACGAACGCCTGTTGCGGGAGTTCGCCGAGAGGTACTTCCCGGAGGGGACCGGACCGACGATGCGACTCGCGACCTGCATGTTCACCAACTCCCCCGACGACCACTTCATCATCGATCGCCACCCCGATCACCCGCAGGTGGTCTTCGGTACCGGCTTCTCGGGTCACGGCTACAAGTTCGCGAGCGTCATCGGCGAGGTGCTCGCGGATCTGGCCGTGGACGGACACACCGACCACCCGATCGACCTGTTCGCGCTCGATCGGTTCGACGGCGTCTGA